The DNA sequence CAGGCTGCAGGTGCTCCCAGTTCTTCCAGAAGACCGCCAGGAGGGTGACGGCGAAGAAGGTGGCCACCAGGTGTAGCCGGCTGCGCATGAGCGGCGTGGTGAAGCGCGCTACCGTGGAGACGCACACCAGGATCACCGTGACGATGGCCAGCATGACGTTGATGCACTTGGCCAGCAGGGCCTTGGCGTCCGTGCCCTCCCTCTGCaccacctgctgctgctgctgctgctgcagctccagCTTGGAGATCCGCGTCTGGCATGACTCCAGCACCTCCTGGTGGAGAAACGGGGGAAGTGCGCTGTGAGTCGCACGGTCGGTGATTCGAACGGAAACTCGGCCTTAAGTGACTCGCGagtgtttatgttttttctgcAGAGAAATAGTTTTGCTTGTTCAGCAGCAACAGCCCAACTGAACAGCCTGCGAGTATAGCCTCATTACATTGAGGAAGAGTATGCTGTAATATTAGAAAATGTATCGTCATCTAAAAAACATTTCACGCTGTCTGCAAAGTATGAAGTATAGTTCTCTCGGGAGACCAATTAGGCACCATAAGCAATTTACAGGGGTGACTGCTTTAACAGCAGTGTAGGAAGAACAGAAGCCGGACTGTGAAATAAGTGAGATGAACAGACCAGTAACAGCGCTATGTAttctggggagggaggagggtaCCTGGATGTCTCTGGCTCGCTCGTACGCCTGGTAAGCCACCTTCTCCTCTATGCTGGCCAGCTCCTGCTTCAGGTTGGTCGTCTCATGCTGATGGAGCTCCGTCAAGTCATTCAACTGGTCCTCCAATCTCTCatatctgagagagagaaaatgagatttttttttaaatgaattgaaaATGAAGTATAACCTTCCAGTGAGACAACTGTGACATCCCTTcagttaaaaatgaaaagggctGCTAGAAAGCCAAGGAAGAATACATTTGTGTATTCGTacacaaaatcagaaaaaatattCAATTATTCACATAACTTGCCATTTAGCATaaatctcacacattcacacaagtcTTTCAACACACTAGTGCACTTGAATAAATAAGTATATAAGCTTATGAAAGTGCTACCgactcataaataatatgagtGAAAATAAAGGCTCTCTAAAATGCGGCACCTAAAGTGTTACCGCAGAGCGAGGCTTTACTATTGCGAAGGCGATGCTACGCTAACGGGCGGACTAGCCTGTATCGCTCTTCCTGCAGCGTCTGCGTGATGAAGCTGTAGTCCCTCTTGAACTGTGCCTTGAGGCCCTCCATGTCGTCGGCGAGCTGGCTCTGCACCTCGTGGATCTCCCGCACCTCGTCCAGCAGCTGGGCCAGCTTGCCCTGGGTGTCCTCGGGCCCCAGCGAGGGGTTCCCGTTGCTGTCGGCCGACACGGACGAGGAGCACTCGTCGTCGCTGGGGTACTTGGGCTTGGTCACGATGGTGGCGCTCCCGCTCAGCGCCCGGCTCCCGCCGTCCGGGTGGAAGGACGAGGGCGGGTCCAGCGAGCTCTTCAGGTGGGCGATGTTGTCGGCGCTCCCGAACTTGTTGCGGATGAGGTTGGCGAACTCCCGGGACTTGTTGAAGAAGAACGGCGGCGAGAGCGAGACGCCGGGGCCGACGGTCTTCACCTTGTCCAGGGTCGGGTGCCGGCCACTGCCCACGTCCTTCAGGCTGTCCTTAGAGGACTCCTTGGCCTCCCTGGAGGACGAGGAGGTCTTGGAGGAGCCGTTGCTCTCGTTGTCCTTCATCCTCCGGTGGTACTGCTCCAGCTTCTTCTGCAGGTGTGCGATGCTCTGCGCCGACTTCTGGTTCTTCTTCTCGAACACCTGCTTGATGCGCGACACCTGCTGCTTGTCGGCGCTGTTGACCAGCTTCAGGTACTCGGCCACGTTTTCGTCCCGCGCCGTCTGCTCGATCTTCAGCTGCTCAGTCACCTTCAGGATCTTCTGCTGGAGGCTGTCGATGCCCAGCCGGCCCCGGTGGAAGTCCAGGCCCAGCCCACCCGAGGAGTCCAGATCCAGGCTGGTCTCCGAGCCTCCCCGCCGCATCGGCACCGGGATGCTGAGGACGTTCCCATCGCCGTTCCGGTCTGCCTGCGGAAAACCAAAGTGGTGACAATTTACCATGCGGTCGCATGAATTGGCATGATGTGTCGTTATCGAGCTATGTTACTTAGCTACTGAAGAtttaagctgttcagctttgtttatgtatttgcacATCGTTAATTCAGGTTGCCAGCTACATTTGTTAATGGTAATTCACAATGGTAAAAACAGCTCATGTATTTGTTTTAActgttaactaattataagtttatcATATGGCTTGCTCATGTTTAAATATTCATGTGATGAGTAGTGAGTAGTTAAATACATTGGTaaagtatttgtacatcaattacctcatgttaacaactacattaattaATGCTAATTCATGTACCCTCATTGTAAAGTGCTAACAACAAAAGAACcatgtgatcagaatgttcgACTGCTACATAGCGGTCAACAACATGAAAACAGCCAGAGAGCACACAGTCCATACAAGCAGAATTAATTCATACAGCACCAAACAAGTAAATTGTACAATTAGCACCGTGACAGAGTACATCCCTGTGGGGAAGGTAGGGGGCGCTGGTGCTGTATCTTTGAACAAGGAACTGCATTCATGACACATTCACAATTTCCATAGAAAGGGGTGTATGCGGTCAAAAcaaataatgtttcattttacaGTTAAATTCAAGACATTTAGCATGAATTCAGGTAAAGTACCTCGCTCAAGAGCATTATGGCAGTGCTGTACCAGGCAATCAGACCTACAACCTTGCCGTCACAAGCCCAGTCCCCCTttacactgcagccctctttTTTAAAACCCTCAAAGGGCTTCAGTTGCCCAGGACAACAGCTTGTCACCATGCAACCGTGACCCCCACTGGTCGACCCGCAATTTCACCTGTTAAGCTGCAAGTGAAGCTTTTCCTTGGTTTCGGACGAGAGCACAGGCTCTATGTCTGCCTACGCTCTCCTGAAAGAGCGTTTATGTATATAatccagcgctactcaaccccacgtcccgCAGGCCGCTGTGCCTgctggcatttgcttcaaccgtgcgctgCACCACctcatttcactaattagtttaatatctgaaccaagcaggtaaaataattagtgaaatcagcggGTGTAGCGCACAGACGGAGCAaatatctgcagacactgcggcccgcagggcgtggagttcagtagcgaTGACGTAATCTAATATTGCAATGAGTAAAAAGGAGGAAACCCATCATGTTTTTAAACCCACATCATGAAGGAGTGATCACTTCACCTACTGTTCCTATTAACTAACTTACTTTGCCTACTTACtagaatgtgtttttgtgtgcgcaCACAGAAGAGAGTATACAGTTATGTGTTCTTGTGCATCTGCACACATGTTATTGACTCATTTTCTTAAACATTCAAATAACAGgatcaaaagaaaaacataattacTGCACCTGAATACCAAAAAAACTGTTAACTGGGTCAAAACGCAGAGAGGTTTTATATAAAAGCATTACCTGAATCCTGAAAAGCCACTCGTTCAAAATTACCTAGTGGCCAGGTTCTCAAGAGAATATGATACCTGCTCTCCAAAAGTTTGAGTCACATAATCTGAGACGACTGAGGGCTTGAGAAGCCCAGGATTTTAGTATGCACTATGCAGGCCCTGAAATCAGAGAACACTTCACGTTTTATATGAGCAAAATGTCTGCCACTGCGCTGTCAAACCAGTGTCAGGAAGGAAATTGGCCAAGAGTTCCCCCTCTGTGCGCTCCTGAGTAATTGACGTAAACGAGATGCCAGCATCCCAGATTGAATATGTCCCTggcagaaataaattaatatcttTCATGTGAGGGATACATATTTATAAGACAAGAAGAGCCAAACATTTTAAGGTCTTCTGCTTACCTTATTTCTGGAGAATGGAGATGACTATTGCTATCCAAGCAATCCATGAATAGctactctgtctctgtcctgttGTCTCATTTAATACCGCTGTTAGAATAGTACAGTCATCCACTAtggaatgtacactcagtgaccaatttattaggtagacctgtacaccagcttcttaatcaggcaatcatgtggcagcaactaaatgcataaaagcatgcagatgtggtcaagaggttcagctgttgttcagaccaaatgtcagaatggggcagaaatgtgatctaagagagTTTGACCAAGGAAttattgttggtaccagacacacacaacagtcagtgaccagtgaacagcagtcaAATGATAACAGCAGGCAAAAGtgtgctgttaatgagagaggtcagaggaaaagaaccagactggttgaagctgacaggaaggcgacagtaatgcaaataatcacacattacaacagtggtatgcagaagagcatctctgaacatacaatgcatcaaacagcagcagaagaccaataagtcaaataaatacccaataaagtggtcactgagtgtatatgtgttggGCGTACCCAATAGATTTCACTTCACTTGGCGCCCCTGAACAGTCATTCTTGTGAAGGACAACGCACAGTGACGTGAAAGGGCGGTCTAAAACACGGGAGAAAAACACGGTAAGAGGCCACACGCTGTTCGCGAGGATCCTGGCTGTGCTATGCGGTTCAACCCACGACAAACAGATCTTGGCACGCAGCCGTGTACAACACTGTATCAAA is a window from the Conger conger chromosome 8, fConCon1.1, whole genome shotgun sequence genome containing:
- the tmcc3 gene encoding transmembrane and coiled-coil domain protein 3 isoform X3 → MKRQASAVPLIFVTEADRNGDGNVLSIPVPMRRGGSETSLDLDSSGGLGLDFHRGRLGIDSLQQKILKVTEQLKIEQTARDENVAEYLKLVNSADKQQVSRIKQVFEKKNQKSAQSIAHLQKKLEQYHRRMKDNESNGSSKTSSSSREAKESSKDSLKDVGSGRHPTLDKVKTVGPGVSLSPPFFFNKSREFANLIRNKFGSADNIAHLKSSLDPPSSFHPDGGSRALSGSATIVTKPKYPSDDECSSSVSADSNGNPSLGPEDTQGKLAQLLDEVREIHEVQSQLADDMEGLKAQFKRDYSFITQTLQEERYRYERLEDQLNDLTELHQHETTNLKQELASIEEKVAYQAYERARDIQEVLESCQTRISKLELQQQQQQQVVQREGTDAKALLAKCINVMLAIVTVILVCVSTVARFTTPLMRSRLHLVATFFAVTLLAVFWKNWEHLQPAMERMLVPS
- the tmcc3 gene encoding transmembrane and coiled-coil domain protein 3 isoform X2, encoding MRRLRLSSLFSRDAIEADRNGDGNVLSIPVPMRRGGSETSLDLDSSGGLGLDFHRGRLGIDSLQQKILKVTEQLKIEQTARDENVAEYLKLVNSADKQQVSRIKQVFEKKNQKSAQSIAHLQKKLEQYHRRMKDNESNGSSKTSSSSREAKESSKDSLKDVGSGRHPTLDKVKTVGPGVSLSPPFFFNKSREFANLIRNKFGSADNIAHLKSSLDPPSSFHPDGGSRALSGSATIVTKPKYPSDDECSSSVSADSNGNPSLGPEDTQGKLAQLLDEVREIHEVQSQLADDMEGLKAQFKRDYSFITQTLQEERYRYERLEDQLNDLTELHQHETTNLKQELASIEEKVAYQAYERARDIQEVLESCQTRISKLELQQQQQQQVVQREGTDAKALLAKCINVMLAIVTVILVCVSTVARFTTPLMRSRLHLVATFFAVTLLAVFWKNWEHLQPAMERMLVPS
- the tmcc3 gene encoding transmembrane and coiled-coil domain protein 3 isoform X1, which produces MPSADAALDKTLCEVKKYYHKNEMADRNGDGNVLSIPVPMRRGGSETSLDLDSSGGLGLDFHRGRLGIDSLQQKILKVTEQLKIEQTARDENVAEYLKLVNSADKQQVSRIKQVFEKKNQKSAQSIAHLQKKLEQYHRRMKDNESNGSSKTSSSSREAKESSKDSLKDVGSGRHPTLDKVKTVGPGVSLSPPFFFNKSREFANLIRNKFGSADNIAHLKSSLDPPSSFHPDGGSRALSGSATIVTKPKYPSDDECSSSVSADSNGNPSLGPEDTQGKLAQLLDEVREIHEVQSQLADDMEGLKAQFKRDYSFITQTLQEERYRYERLEDQLNDLTELHQHETTNLKQELASIEEKVAYQAYERARDIQEVLESCQTRISKLELQQQQQQQVVQREGTDAKALLAKCINVMLAIVTVILVCVSTVARFTTPLMRSRLHLVATFFAVTLLAVFWKNWEHLQPAMERMLVPS